Genomic segment of Sphingopyxis lindanitolerans:
TCGCGGAAATAGGGGCGCACCGCGTCGTCGATCCACGGCAGGTCGGCGGCGCCGACAAGGCGCGCGGCGACATCCTTCATCAGCCCGACGATGCGCTGGAACCGGATGATCTCGTGCCGCTGGGCATAAAGGTGGCGGATTTCGTGGGCGTCGAGCGGCGTGTCCATCACGCTTTCCTCGACCAGCAGCAGCCGGTCCTCGATCGCGTCGATGACGGGGAAATAGCCGTCGATGACGAAATCGAGGATCGCATAAAGGACATAGTCGGGTCCATGCGCGAGCTTCGCGGGCAGCGTTTCGAGCCGCTGGCGTACTTCGGTATGCGCGCGCGCCGAGCCGTGGCGGACGGTCACCGCGAAATGGCGACCCAGGAAGATCGCGGTCTCGCCCGACTGGATCGTGTCGCCGTCGAGCGTCCCCGTCGCGGCGATGACGAAAAGCTGGTCGCCATAAACCTCGACCTTCGGAAGCTGCTTCGCCTTCAGCGCATCCTCGACCGCGAGCGGATGGAGGCCGAAGCGCTTGGCGATCCCGCCCAGCTCCTCGGGGGTCGGCTCGAACAGGCCGAGCCAGAAGAAATCGGCGTCGGTGCAATCGTCGGGGATGACGTCGTCGGGACCAAGGTCGCGGAGGAGTTGGCCCTGATGATAATGGCGCGCGGCGATGATCGGCATCGGTTCGGGTTCCTTATCGAGCCGCGACGGAAGTGGCGACGAGAGCCATGCCATCCGTTGTGGCGCGAAGTCGGCTGGCCGCCAAGCTGAAAGCGACCGAACACATGCCGTCGCCCCCGCCTTCGCGGGGCGGCGCTTGAGGTCTTCACCTCAAACCGGCGTCCGCCCACGAAAAAGGGCGGCGCGCGGCCGCCCTTTCCGAATCCCCGCTGGTGCGGCGATGACGCATTTTCCACCCACGCGCCATCAGCGCGCGGGGCAAGGCGTCACTTGATCTTGGCTTCCTTGAACTCGACATGCTTGCGCACGCGCGGATCATATTTGCGCACCGCCATCTTCTCGGTCATCGTGCGCGGGTTCTTCTTGGTGACATAGAAAAAGCCGGTGTCGGCGGTGCTCACCAGCTTGATCTTGACGGTCGTCGGCTTGGCCATGGCCCTGTTCCTCGAAATCTTGGCACATCCGCAGGGACATCCGGCGCATGTGGCGGGACTGGGGGCCCCGGCGGTTGCTGTGAAAAACAAAGAGGGCCGCGCGTCGGGCGCCGCCCCCATTTATCCGGGCGCCATTGGCGGGATTCGGCGTCGATGTCAAGCAATGTGTCGAGGAAAAGCGGGGGCGGGCGCCCGTGGAGGCCCGCCCCCGGGAGGGGTTCGGCGGGGGGTATCAGCCGTTCCGGATCTGGAAGCGCACGGTCATTTCCTTCCAGCTTTCCTCGGCCACGCCGCCGCGCGTCGCGGGCTTGAAGCGCCATTTCGCCAGCGCGCGCCGTTTCGTCTCCTCGAAAAAGCCCCGGCTGTCGGTGCTGACGAGTTCGACCGCCTTGACGCGCCCGTCGGTGCCGATCAGCACGCGCACCCGCACGCTTCCCTCGATCTCGCGCCGCTGCTCGCTCGCCGGATAGTCGGGCTGGAAGCTGCCGGCGTAGCGCGGATCGAGCTGGGCGACCAGGAAGGGCGCGGGTTTCGGCGGCAGCGGCGGATCGACGATGTCGGGGCCGGTCCCGCTGCCCGCCGGGGGCGTATAGGGCGGCAGCGGCGCCACCTTGGTCGAGCTGTCCGATACCGGCGGGAGCGGAGTCGGCGGCGCGGTGAATTCGGTCTGGATCGGGTCGGTCTGCGGCTTGGGGTCGGGCCGCGGGTTGGGCTTGGGCTTTTCGACGGTGAAATTGGTCCATGTCTTGGACTCGGTTCGCGGCTTTTCCTGGATGATCATCGGCGACAGCGCGACCGCGACGACGAGCGCCGTGGGCAGCCCGAACGCGAGCGCCGCGGCGACCGGGCGATGCGCCGCGCCGGGATGGTAACTGTCGCGCCCGAACGGCGCGGTCCCGGCGGGCATGCTATGCTTTACGGGCCTCGCGATGATGGCGGACATCAGCGGAATCAGGGTCATGGCACCTCTCCTTGCCTCGTGTAGGCCCGGCCCCGCGCGTTGACCGCCGCTATTGGTCGGGATGGATTAAGAGATAATATAACATATCTATCCTTGTCAAGCGCGAGCATCGACCAAGCGCGAGCATCGGCCAGGCACGAGCATCGGCAAAGAGGCGCGATTGCCAGGTCAGGCGGCTCCCAGCCGCGCGACCGCCTCACCCTGGGCGATCAGCGGCAGCAGTTCGGCCATGTCGGGGCCGTGGTCGCGCGCCGTCAGCGCGCGGCGCAGCGGCAGGAAGAGCGCGCGGCCCTTGGCGCCGGTCGCCGCCTTCACCGCATCGGTCAGCGCGCGCCACGGATCGGCGCCCCAGTCGAGGCTCGGCGCGGCGGCGGCGGCGGCGGCGAGTACCGGCCGGTCGGCCTCTTCGGGTGCGGGTGGAACCAGCGGTCCGTCGAACACCGCCGCCCAGTCGGCCGCCTCGGCGACCGTCATCAGATTCGGGCGAATCGCGTTCCAGCGGGCTTCGCCGATCGCGACCGGCAGACGCGGCGCGACCGCGGCATAGTCGGTGTGATGCAGGATCTTCTGATTGATGAGTGCCAGCTCGGCCTCGTCGAAGCGCGCCGGGGCGCGGCCGAAGCGCGCGAAATCGATGCTCTCGATCAGCGGCGCCGGGCTCGTCACCGGCTCGACCGGATCGCTCGTCCCCAGCCGCGCGAGCAGCGCGACGAGCGCGATCGGCTCGATCCCCGCTTCGCGCAGGGCAGCCATGCCGAGCGACCCCAGCCGCTTCGACAATTTGCCCTCAGTCCCCACCAATAAGGCCTCATGCGCAAATTCGGGCGGTTTCGCGCCGAGGCTCGCGAACATCTGAATCTGCGCCGCGGTGTTCGACACATGATCCTCGCCGCGCACGACATGGCTGATCCCCATCGCGATATCGTCGATCACGCTCGGCAGCAGATAGAGCCAGCTGCCGTCGGCGCGGCGCACCACCGGATCGGACAGCGTCTTCGGCTCGAAATGCTGCGGCCCGCGAATCATGTCGGTCCATTCGATCGGCGCCTCATGGTCGAGCCGGAACCGCCAGTGCGGCGCGACGCCTTCGGGCACCGGTGCATCGGCGGGCTTGCGCTCATAGACCGGCGGCAGCCCGCGCGACAGCAGCACCTTGCGGCGGATATCGAGCTCCTCGGGCGTCTCGTAGCAGGCATAGACGCGACCCGCCGCCTTGAGCTTGTCGAACTCGGCCTCATAAAGCGCGAAGCGCGCCGACTGGCGTTCCTCGCCGTCGATATCGAGCCCGAGCCACGCAAGATCGGCGCGGATGCCCTCGACATACTCCTCTTTCGATCGCTCGCGGTCGGTATCGTCGATCCGCAGCACGAAGCGCCCGCCCGCCCTGCGCGCCCACAGCCAGTTGTGGAGCGCGGTGCGGACGTTGCCGACATGCAGATGGCCGGTCGGCGAGGGGGCGAAGCGGGTGGTGACGGTCATGACGGCGCCTATAGCCCGTTTCGCGCGCGACGCGAGTCCGGGGGCACGTCAGCCCGTCCGAAACCCGTGCGTGATCGGGTAACGACGATCGCGCCCGAAATTGCGCGTCGACAGCTTGACCCCCGGCGGCGCCTGGCGCCGCTTATACTCGGCGAGCATCAGCAACCGCTCGATCCGCGCCACCGCATCGCGGTCGAAACCATAGCGCGCGACGACATCGTCGACGCTCGCTTCCTCCTCGACCAGCATGTGGAGCATCCGGTCGAGGTCGGCATAAGGCGGCAGACTGTCCTCGTCCTTCTGGTCGGGGCGCAGTTCGGCGCTCGGCGGCTTGGTCACGATATTGGCCGGCATCACCGGCGCGACCGGGTTGCGCGACAGCCGCGGCACATGGGCGTTGCGCCATTCGGCGAGCGCGAACACCGTCGTCTTATAGGCGTCCTTCAATGGATTATAGCCGCCCGCCATGTCGCCATAGATGGTCGCATAGCCGACACTCATCTCGCTCTTGTTGCCCGTCGTCAGCAGCATCGGACCGAATTTGTTGGACAGCGCCATCAGCGTGACACCGCGGATACGCGACTGGACATTCTCCTCGGTCGTATCGACGTCCTTGTCGGCGAAACTGTCCGCAAGCATGACATCGAACGCCTCGACCGCCGGGGCGATCGCGAGGGTGTCGAGCCGACACCCGATCATTGCCGCGCAGCCCCTCGCGTCATCGAGGCTTTCCTCGCTGGTGAAGCGGCTCGGCAGCATCACGCACCAGACCTTGTCGGGGCCGAGCGCGTCGGCGGCGATGGCGGCGCAGATCGCCGAATCGATCCCGCCCGACAGGCCGAGCACGACGCCGGGAAAGCGGTTGCGTTCGACATAGTCGCGCAGGGACAGGATCATCGCGCTATAGATGTCGGCGGGATGCGCTTCCCATTCGGCGATCACGCCCGCCTCGCATTCCCAGCCGCCCGCGCCCTTCGTCCAGCGCGTGACGCGCTCCTCCGCCTCCCAGTCGGTCAGCCGGTGCGCGGCGCGCCCGTCGCCGTTCAGCACGAACGAACAGCCGTCGAACACCAACTCGTCCTGCCCGCCGATGCGGTTGAGGAAGATCAGAGGCAATCCCGTTTCGGCGACGCGCGCCGCGAACACCTGCGTCAGGCGACGGTCGTCCTTGTCGATCTCATAGGGACTGCCGTTGACCGAAAGGAGAATGTCCGCGCCTTGGGCGGCAAGATGGGCGCACACCGCCGGAAACCAGCCGTCCTCGCAGATCGGCAGTCCCAGCTTCACCCCGCGCCATTCGACCACATCGGGAAGCGGCCCGGGCGCAAAGACGCGTTTTTCATCGAAGGTGCCGTAATTCGGCAGTTCATGCTTGCGCCGCGTCGCGACGATTCGTCCGCCGTCGAGCAGCGCGACCATATTATAGAGCCGCCCCTCGGCATCGCGCTCGACCGACCCGACGAGCATCGCCGGGCCGCCGTCGCCGGTCTCGGCCGCCAGCGCGGCGAGGGCGGTGGCGGCGCGCTCCGCCAGCGCCGGTTTCAGCACCAGATCCTCGGGCGGATAGCCGATCAGTTGCAACTCGGGATAAACGATCAGGTCGGCGTCCCCGTGCCGCGCGCGCACCGCGCGGATCGCGGCGGCATTGGCGGCCAGGTCGCCGACCGCCTGGGTCATCTGCGAAAGGACGATCGAAAGCATCTGTGTCATGGCAGCGGTTTAGGCGCAACCGCCCCGCCCGTTCAACCGAAGAGAAGCGTCAACAGCGTGCGCTCGCCCCCGCGCCACCGACGCGACGACCGCTTCGTCGATAAGGAAGCGGCGTTCACCGCCATCTGTCGACGCCCGCAAAGGCCGCCGGGACTTTAACCCCTTCCCCTTCGGGCATCGGCTGGCTAAGGGGCGGCGCAATCCCCACTCGCCGCGAAAGGGCCTTGCTCGCCATGAAACTCATCTCCGGCAACAGCAACCTGCCGCTGGCCCGCGCGATTGCGGATTATCTCGAACTGCCGCTGACCGACACCAGCGTCCGCCGCTTCGCCGACGAGGAAGTCTTCGTCGAAATCCACGAAAATGTGCGCGGCCAGGATGTCTTCGTCGTCCAGCCGACCAATTTCCCGGCCAACGACAATCTGATGGAGCTTTTGATCATCACCGACGCGCTGCGCCGCGCCTCGGCGAAGCGCATCACCGCGGTCGTCCCCTATTTCGGCTATGCCCGCCAGGACCGCAAACCCGGCCCGCGCACCCCGATCTCGGCCAAGCTCGTCGCCAACCTTATCACCACCTCGGGCGCCGACCGCGTGCTGGCGATCGACCTCCACGCCGGGCAGATCCAGGGTTTCTTCGATATCCCGACCGACAATCTCTACGCCGCGCCGGTGATGAGCGCCGATATCCAGGCGCGCTTTGCCGGCAAGAATCTGATGGTCGTCTCGCCCGACGTCGGCGGCGTCGTGCGCGCGCGCGCGCTGGCGAAGCGGCTCGACAACGCCCCGCTGGCAATCGTCGACAAGCGCCGCGAGCGTGCCGGCGAATCGGAGGTGATGAACATCATCGGCGACGTCGCGGGCCGCTTCTGCATCCTCATCGACGATATCGTGGACTCGGCCGGCACCCTCTGCAACGCCGCCGCCGCGCTGAAGGCCGCGGGGGCCGAAGGTGTTGTCGCTTATTGCACCCATGGCGTGCTGTCGGGCGGCGCGGTCGCGCGCGTCGATGCGAGCGAACTGACCGAACTCGTCATCACCGATTCCATCCAGCCCACCGACGCTGTGAACGACAGCGGCAAAGTCCGCGCCCTCACCGTCGCGCCGCTGCTTGGCGAGGCGATCAAGCGCATCGCCGACGAATCGAGCGTGTCGTCGCTGTTCGATTGAATCGGCCGATCGTGACGCCGATTTCATATTTCTGTTCCCCCGCAACGGCGGGGGTCCATCTCCGACCGCTGCTATTTTGCACGGGCGGATGACGGGGTTCCGCCTTAACGGGCCGCACGACCTCTTGGCTTGGGAAACTAGATGACTCTCGAATCCGACATCGCCCTCGCCAATCGCCTTGCCGACGCTGCCGGCGCCGCGATCCGGCCTTTCTTCCGCGCGGCTTACCAGCACGAGGCCAAGGCCGACGCTTCGCCGGTGACCGAGGCCGACCGCGCCGCCGAAGCCGCAATGCGGCGTCTGCTCGATGCCGAGGCGCCGCTCGACGGCATCATCGGCGAGGAATATGGCGCCGAGCGGCCCGAAGCGTCGCGCCAATGGGTGCTCGACCCGATCGATGGCACGGTCAGCTTCATGGCCGGGCGGCCGATCTTCGGGACGCTGATCGCGCTGCTCCAGGACGGCTGGCCGCTGATTGGCATCATCGATCAGCCGATCGCCGGCGAGCGCTGGGTCGGTGCGACGGGGCGGCCGACCTTGCTCAGTGGCAAACCCGCGGCGACGCGCGTCTGCCGCAGCCTTGCCGACGCGGTCCTCGCGACGACCGGCCCGCAATATTTTGCCGATCATGACGGCGATCATTTCATGGCGCTCGCGGCGAAGACATCGCACGAGCGCATGGTCTTCGGCGGCGACTGTTATAATTACGGACTGCTCGCCAGCGGCCATATCGACCTGGTGGTCGAAGCGGGGCTGAAGCTCCACGATTTCGCAGCACTGGTGCCGATCGTAGAGGGCGCGGGCGGGACGATGTGCGACTGGAACGGCGAGCCGCTGCACAGCGAGAGCGACGGGCATGTCATCGCATTGGGCGATCCGGCGCGGCTCGAGGATGTGATTGAGGGGCTCGCCTGCCACCATTAGGGAGAGAGAGATGGCATTCAACGGAAGCTGCCACTGCGGCGCGGTGACCTACACGGTCGAGGGCGATATCCCGACGACGGCGATGAGTTGCAACTGCTCGCACTGTCGGCGCAAGGGCTTCCTTCTGGCTTTCGTGCCGATCGACCGGTTCCGGCTGACGAGCGGCACCGGCAAGCTCAAAACCTATCAATTCCACAAGCACAATATCGACCATCAATTCTGCACCGACTGCGGGTGCCAGGGTTTCGCGATCGGCACCGGTCCCGACGGCGCGAAGATGGCGGCGGTCAACCTGCGCTGCGTCCCCGACGCCGACCTCGATTCGCTTACCATCCAGAAGGTCGACGGCGCGAGCTTCTGAAGCGCTTCGATGCTTGCATTTCGGCGCGAATCCCCCTAAGCGCGCCGCTTCGCACGATAGAGTTGCTGACCTGCCTGGCGACAAGGGCTGCCAGGGCCGGTCGATATCGTCGCTCAACAAGGAGACGAAAATGCCCAAGCTGAAGACCAAGAGCGGTGTGAAGAAGCGCTTCAAATTCACCGCCTCGGGCAAGGTGAAGCACGGCGTTGCCGGCAAGCGCCACCGCCTGATTTCGCACAATAGCAAATATATCCGCACCAACCGCGGCACCAGCGTGCTCAGCGATTCGGACGTGGCCCATGTGCGCCTCTGGGCGCCCTACGGCCTGAAGTAAGGAGCGCTAGACCATGTCACGCATCAAACGCGGCACGACCACGCACGCCAAGCACAAGCGCATATTGGATCAGGCGAAGGGCTATTACGGCCGTCGCAAGAACACCATTCGCATCGCCAAGCAGGCGGTCGAAAAGGCCGGCCAATATGCCTATCGCGACCGCAAGGTAAAGAAGCGGACCTTCCGCGCCCTGTGGATCCAGCGCATCAACGCCGCGGTTCGCGCCGAAGGCCTGACCTATTCGCAGTTCATGCACGGCGTGAAGCTGGCCGGGATCCAACTCGACCGCAAGGTCATGGCCGATCTCGCGATGAACGAAGGCGGCGTCTTCACCACGATCATCGCGCAGGCGAAAACGGTCCTGAGCGACGTCGAAGGTTCCAAGGCGGCCTGAGCCCCTCGGCCTATCGCCAAAGCAAAAGGGCGGTCCCTCGCGGGGCCGCCCTTTTTCGTATCCGGCAAACAGGAACGGCACGAAGGTTTCCCTTCGCGCCGTTCCGACAATGGTTCGATTGGATACCATCGCCCCCCTCCCGCCGAGCCGGATCGCTGTGGGTCGCAGAAAGCTTGCGGCCGACGGAAGTGTCTCTGTGGCCCAACCTATGGCGTCGCACAGGTCCAAAATATTGTATAAACCCGACAACTGCCACGCTTGGGTATTTGATTCCGGCATTTGATATAAAGGTCGTCCGAAACGTCGGGCGGCCGCGATCCCCTTCGCACGACCCTGGGGATTTCACTCGATCTCGGCAAGATCCGCTCCCACGTCATAGGCTTCGCCAACTGGCTTGATGATCCGCAATCTGTCGCTGGCCGGCGCTCCACTGCGGTCGTCGACGTGTCGCTTTCAAGCGTAAACGGGGTAGGGGGCTTCGGCGATGAGGGGCCCGAATTTGGAGCAACGTCTGAAGCCCAAAATCCGGGTTCGTCGATCCGTCCACTGGGGTGGACATCGACGGGAAAGTTGTATCTACTCACAGACATCAAAGCGGCGCCGTTGGAGAATAGCCGATTACAAAGCAGGCGGGGCACGCTCGATGAACGATTGGGGGCGCAACTGGTTTGGCGCAGGACCGATCGAAATAAGCGCATGACTCAATTCAGGGACATATTGATGGCTGAAAATATCTTGGATGAACGACCCGATGCGGAACGTAAGGTGCTGGGTGTCGGGCTTCCGGCCGTGGGTTGGGCGCTCGCGGAGGCTGGCCGTATTCCTTATGTCGCGCTGATCTCGATCAGCGTCTTTGTTCCCTATTTCGCGACGCAGGTGGTGGGCGATCCTGTTAGAGGTCAGGCCATCGTGGCGGTAATGGGAACCATCGCGGGGTTGATTGCCGGGTTCACGGCGCCGCTGCTCGGCGCGACGCTGGACGCGCTGGGGCCGCGCAAACCCTGGATTGCGCTGGGTACGGCCCTCCAGGCCGTCCTGCTGTGCACCCTGTGGTGGGCGCTGCCGAATGGCGCTGGGCTTTCGGTGCCAGCTCTGGTCATCGCGCTCGCGCTGATCAAAGTACTCTACGCCTATACGGAGGTGCTGCATAATTCGATGATGCCGTTTCAGGCGGACCGGCGGACGATCCACCGCGTCTCCGCGCTTGGAATGGCGGTCGGAAGCCTGTCGGGCGTGCTGATCATGAGCTTCGTGCTCATTGCCTTCTCGCTCCCCGGGCGGGTGGACTGGTCCTGGGTGCCGACGGTGCCGCTGTTCGGTCTCGATCAATCACGGTTCGAGCAAGCCCGTATTACGGGGCCGCTCGCTGGCGGACTGCTTTTCCTCGCCATATTGCCGCTGCTTTGGCTGGCCAAGGATGCGCCCAAAGCGCAGACAAGATTTCTCGATGCCATAGGTCATGGCGCGCGATATCTGGTTCATTTGCCGACGAAATTGAAGGGCAATCGCGATGGCGCGCTCTTTTTGATTTTTCGGATGATTTTCGCCGATGGCGCGGTCGCGCTGGTGATCTTCGGCGGTGTCTATGCGGCAGGCGTGATGCACTGGGGTGGTGTTCAGTTGCTCATCATTGGCATCATGCGGATGTTCTGCGCTGCTCTGGGCAGCATGGTGGCTGGCTGGCTGGACGGGCGATTTGGTTGCAAGCGCGCGGTCCAGATACAGCTTTTCGGGATGATCCTGCTGGTGATTGCGATGATCGGGACGACGCCCACCCAGATACTGTATTTCTGGAGCTACACCGGGCCGGGCGCCGTTGACAATGCGTTGTTCTCCGGTCCGCCCGAGTGGGTGTTCCTCGGCATTGTCGTCGCCATCGCCTTCGTGTCGCTCGGCCTGCAATCTTCCAGTCGCAGCTTCCTGTCGCGAATATCCCCGCCGGACCAGACCGGAGCCTATTTCGGCCTCTATGCGCTGACCGGCAGCGCAACGTCATGGCTCGGGCCGCTGGCCGTGGGACTCGCCACCGAATATTTCGGAACCCAGCAGGCCGGGATGGTCCCGATTGTGGCCTTCCTCATCGTCGGGCTGGCAGGGCTGTTCCTCATCCGCTCGCGCGTCGATGGCAGCGACTAGGCAAAGCGGGCAGGGGTGATGATGTGAGTATAGATATGATCTCAGGCGGCGAAGCCATGGCTGCCGAATGCGCACGCCAAGCCGTGCGGACGGTCTTTGCGCTTTCGGGCGCCGCGCATGCGCAGTT
This window contains:
- a CDS encoding NAD+ synthase; the protein is MTQMLSIVLSQMTQAVGDLAANAAAIRAVRARHGDADLIVYPELQLIGYPPEDLVLKPALAERAATALAALAAETGDGGPAMLVGSVERDAEGRLYNMVALLDGGRIVATRRKHELPNYGTFDEKRVFAPGPLPDVVEWRGVKLGLPICEDGWFPAVCAHLAAQGADILLSVNGSPYEIDKDDRRLTQVFAARVAETGLPLIFLNRIGGQDELVFDGCSFVLNGDGRAAHRLTDWEAEERVTRWTKGAGGWECEAGVIAEWEAHPADIYSAMILSLRDYVERNRFPGVVLGLSGGIDSAICAAIAADALGPDKVWCVMLPSRFTSEESLDDARGCAAMIGCRLDTLAIAPAVEAFDVMLADSFADKDVDTTEENVQSRIRGVTLMALSNKFGPMLLTTGNKSEMSVGYATIYGDMAGGYNPLKDAYKTTVFALAEWRNAHVPRLSRNPVAPVMPANIVTKPPSAELRPDQKDEDSLPPYADLDRMLHMLVEEEASVDDVVARYGFDRDAVARIERLLMLAEYKRRQAPPGVKLSTRNFGRDRRYPITHGFRTG
- the rpmG gene encoding 50S ribosomal protein L33, which translates into the protein MAKPTTVKIKLVSTADTGFFYVTKKNPRTMTEKMAVRKYDPRVRKHVEFKEAKIK
- a CDS encoding ribose-phosphate pyrophosphokinase; this translates as MKLISGNSNLPLARAIADYLELPLTDTSVRRFADEEVFVEIHENVRGQDVFVVQPTNFPANDNLMELLIITDALRRASAKRITAVVPYFGYARQDRKPGPRTPISAKLVANLITTSGADRVLAIDLHAGQIQGFFDIPTDNLYAAPVMSADIQARFAGKNLMVVSPDVGGVVRARALAKRLDNAPLAIVDKRRERAGESEVMNIIGDVAGRFCILIDDIVDSAGTLCNAAAALKAAGAEGVVAYCTHGVLSGGAVARVDASELTELVITDSIQPTDAVNDSGKVRALTVAPLLGEAIKRIADESSVSSLFD
- the rplT gene encoding 50S ribosomal protein L20, coding for MSRIKRGTTTHAKHKRILDQAKGYYGRRKNTIRIAKQAVEKAGQYAYRDRKVKKRTFRALWIQRINAAVRAEGLTYSQFMHGVKLAGIQLDRKVMADLAMNEGGVFTTIIAQAKTVLSDVEGSKAA
- a CDS encoding glutamate--tRNA ligase, with translation MTVTTRFAPSPTGHLHVGNVRTALHNWLWARRAGGRFVLRIDDTDRERSKEEYVEGIRADLAWLGLDIDGEERQSARFALYEAEFDKLKAAGRVYACYETPEELDIRRKVLLSRGLPPVYERKPADAPVPEGVAPHWRFRLDHEAPIEWTDMIRGPQHFEPKTLSDPVVRRADGSWLYLLPSVIDDIAMGISHVVRGEDHVSNTAAQIQMFASLGAKPPEFAHEALLVGTEGKLSKRLGSLGMAALREAGIEPIALVALLARLGTSDPVEPVTSPAPLIESIDFARFGRAPARFDEAELALINQKILHHTDYAAVAPRLPVAIGEARWNAIRPNLMTVAEAADWAAVFDGPLVPPAPEEADRPVLAAAAAAAPSLDWGADPWRALTDAVKAATGAKGRALFLPLRRALTARDHGPDMAELLPLIAQGEAVARLGAA
- the hisN gene encoding histidinol-phosphatase, with product MTLESDIALANRLADAAGAAIRPFFRAAYQHEAKADASPVTEADRAAEAAMRRLLDAEAPLDGIIGEEYGAERPEASRQWVLDPIDGTVSFMAGRPIFGTLIALLQDGWPLIGIIDQPIAGERWVGATGRPTLLSGKPAATRVCRSLADAVLATTGPQYFADHDGDHFMALAAKTSHERMVFGGDCYNYGLLASGHIDLVVEAGLKLHDFAALVPIVEGAGGTMCDWNGEPLHSESDGHVIALGDPARLEDVIEGLACHH
- the rpmI gene encoding 50S ribosomal protein L35, which encodes MPKLKTKSGVKKRFKFTASGKVKHGVAGKRHRLISHNSKYIRTNRGTSVLSDSDVAHVRLWAPYGLK
- a CDS encoding GFA family protein — encoded protein: MAFNGSCHCGAVTYTVEGDIPTTAMSCNCSHCRRKGFLLAFVPIDRFRLTSGTGKLKTYQFHKHNIDHQFCTDCGCQGFAIGTGPDGAKMAAVNLRCVPDADLDSLTIQKVDGASF
- a CDS encoding energy transducer TonB, giving the protein MTLIPLMSAIIARPVKHSMPAGTAPFGRDSYHPGAAHRPVAAALAFGLPTALVVAVALSPMIIQEKPRTESKTWTNFTVEKPKPNPRPDPKPQTDPIQTEFTAPPTPLPPVSDSSTKVAPLPPYTPPAGSGTGPDIVDPPLPPKPAPFLVAQLDPRYAGSFQPDYPASEQRREIEGSVRVRVLIGTDGRVKAVELVSTDSRGFFEETKRRALAKWRFKPATRGGVAEESWKEMTVRFQIRNG
- a CDS encoding magnesium and cobalt transport protein CorA, with protein sequence MPIIAARHYHQGQLLRDLGPDDVIPDDCTDADFFWLGLFEPTPEELGGIAKRFGLHPLAVEDALKAKQLPKVEVYGDQLFVIAATGTLDGDTIQSGETAIFLGRHFAVTVRHGSARAHTEVRQRLETLPAKLAHGPDYVLYAILDFVIDGYFPVIDAIEDRLLLVEESVMDTPLDAHEIRHLYAQRHEIIRFQRIVGLMKDVAARLVGAADLPWIDDAVRPYFRDVWDHVQRAEFRLSGLREVAGSVVDTNSLLEQQRQGVITRQLAAWAAILAVPTAIAGIYGMNFEHMPELSWTFGYPFAIGLMGSICGLLYWRFRTIGWL
- a CDS encoding MFS transporter, encoding MAENILDERPDAERKVLGVGLPAVGWALAEAGRIPYVALISISVFVPYFATQVVGDPVRGQAIVAVMGTIAGLIAGFTAPLLGATLDALGPRKPWIALGTALQAVLLCTLWWALPNGAGLSVPALVIALALIKVLYAYTEVLHNSMMPFQADRRTIHRVSALGMAVGSLSGVLIMSFVLIAFSLPGRVDWSWVPTVPLFGLDQSRFEQARITGPLAGGLLFLAILPLLWLAKDAPKAQTRFLDAIGHGARYLVHLPTKLKGNRDGALFLIFRMIFADGAVALVIFGGVYAAGVMHWGGVQLLIIGIMRMFCAALGSMVAGWLDGRFGCKRAVQIQLFGMILLVIAMIGTTPTQILYFWSYTGPGAVDNALFSGPPEWVFLGIVVAIAFVSLGLQSSSRSFLSRISPPDQTGAYFGLYALTGSATSWLGPLAVGLATEYFGTQQAGMVPIVAFLIVGLAGLFLIRSRVDGSD